From a single Toxoplasma gondii ME49 chromosome II, whole genome shotgun sequence genomic region:
- a CDS encoding hypothetical protein (encoded by transcript TGME49_298070): MQGRGVTHMGSEKLVCSPFTNTTLVTAVLRATYCASLAEIGSLATGSKDDVLDFLTCAGMKESAAVPLIAPLHDGHCLSPQNCTVKHWTNCKRWTSSVGVGSSAHIS; this comes from the exons ATGCAAGGCCGTGGTGTCACACACATGGGATCAGAGAAACTAG TCTGCTCGCCTTTTACTAATACCACATTAGTCACAGCGGTTCTAAGAGCAACCTATTGCGCCTCACTTGCAGAAATCGGCA GCCTAGCCACTGGCAGTAAGGATGACGTTCTAGACTTTCTTACTTGTGCAGGGATGAAAGAGTCTGCAGCAGTTCCTCTCATAGCTCCGCTGCATGATGGTCATTGTCTCTCGCCGCAGAATTGCACAGTGAAACACTGGACCAATTGTAAACGGTGGACTAGCAGTGTTGGTGTCGGCTCCAGTGCTCACATTTCATGA